The sequence below is a genomic window from Desulfobotulus mexicanus.
GCCGGGAAAAAGGGAACTTCATCCAGAACATCAAGGATGTCGGCAATGCGGATGCCTTCGGGGGCATGATCTGTAATTTCAATCACATATCCGGTAATTCTCCGTGGGCCGAGAGGAACCAGCACCCGGATACCAGGAAGGATGCGATCCCTAATGCCATGGGGTACACCATAGGTGAAAAGGGAAAAAAGGGGGGCGTCCACAGCCACATGTATAAAAAAAGGTTTGGGTTCCATCGTCTGTCCGTAAAAGGTGTTTCACATCAGAGTCCGCTTGTAGCACCTTGGATCCGGTCAGGCAAGGCAGATGCTTTTGGCTTGACCTATTGACCTCCTTCCTTTAATGTGTTTCGGATTCACTGCTTGAAAAAGCTATAAAATCCAATTGTTTCAGGTGTCTTGCTTCTGGCTTGGTCCCTTGATTCCATGGTCCGGATTGTATGTGTGGCAGAGGCTGTGCCACAGTTGCAGGGTCTGGAAGCTGCCGGATTCTGCTGGTGATTTTAAAAAAATTCTTCCCCCAAGGAGGTTTGTATGGCTGTGTATGTGGCAGATCACCCTTTAATTAAACACAAACTGGGACTGCTCCGGAAAAAAGAGCTGGCTACCAAAAATTTTCGGGCCATTTCCAATGAAGTGGCAAGGCTTCTCACCTATGAGGCCACCAAGGATTTTGAGACGGAAACCGTTACCGTGGAAGGCTGGGCCGGTCCCGTTGAGGTGGAGCAGATAAAGGGAAAAAAGGTGACGGTGGTTCCCATTCTGCGGGCAGGCCTTGGGATGATGGACGGGGTGCTGGATATGATTCCTTCCGCCAAGGTCAGTGTGGTGGGGCTGTATCGGGATGAGGAAACACTGGAGCCTGTGCATTATTACGTTAAGCTTGCTTCGGACATGGATAAGCGCATGGCCCTGATTCTGGATCCCATGCTGGCTACGGGCGGTACTTTAATTGAAACCGTCAGTCTTTTGAAAAAAGCCGGCTGTACGCAGATCCGGGGGATTTTTCTGGTGGCGGCTCCCGAAGGCCTGAAACGCCTTGAAAAAGCGCACCCGGATGTGGATGTTTATGTGGCTGCCGTGGATGAGCGTTTGAATGAAAAGGGCTATATTCTTCCGGGTTTGGGGGATGCAGGGGATAAGATTTTCGGAACCCGATGATGCATACATCCGAACTGAAAAAAACTTAAGCATTTACTTCCCAAGGAGTTTTTTCTATGCAGGACAAAAATGACCTTACGGCCTACCGTTTTCAGGGTAAGGATGCCTTTGTCGGCGGGCAGATGCTGTTTGTGGCCTTTGGTGCTCTGGTGCTGGTGCCGCTTCTTACGGGTCTTGATCCCAATGTGGCCCTGTTCACCGCAGGTGCAGGCACACTGATCTTCCAACTGGTAACAAAGGGTAAGGTTCCGGTTTTTCTGGCCTCGTCCTTTGCCTTTATAGCTCCCATTTCCATAGGTACAGCCCAGTGGGGTGTTGCTGCCACCATGGGAGGGCTTGTGGCCGCAGGCTTTGTCTATATTATTTTGAGTTTTCTTATCCGATGGCAGGGGGTGGCCATTGTGCACCGCATCTTGCCGCCTGTGGTGACGGGGCCTGTCATTATGGTGATAGGTCTTATCCTTGCTCCCATTGCCGTGCAGATGGCAACGGGGGTGGCCAATCCCGCCGATATCGTTCCCAGAGGAACAGCCCTCACCGTATCCATGGCAGCTTTGGGAACCACGGTGCTGGTTTCTCTGCTGGGCCGGGGGATGTTCCGTCTTATTCCCATTGTCTGCGGTATTGTGGTGGGTTATTCTCTGGCCCTTTTTTATGGACTTGTGGATTTTACGCCGGTAAAGGAAGCCCCCTGGTTTGCCATTCCTTCCTTTACGGCTCCTGAATTCCATCTGGCTGCCATTTTGTTCATCATTCCTGTAGCCATTGCCCCTGCCATAGAACATTTCGGTGATGTTCTGGCCATCGGTGCCATTACGGGTAAAGATTACCTGGAAGATCCGGGGATTGAAAACACCATGCTGGGAGACGGCCTTGCCACAAGCTTTGCTTCCTTTCTTGGCGGTCCCCCCAACACCACCTATTCCGAAGTGACCGGTGCTGTGGCCTTGACCGGGGTGAAAAATGCAGGTGTCATGACCTGGGCTGCCATCTGTGCCATTCTCCTTGCCTTTGTGGGCAAGCTGGGTGCTCTGCTGGCCACCATTCCTGCGGTGGTCATGGGCGGGATCATGCTGCTTCTTTTTGGTGCCATCATGGTGGTGGGTCTGAACAGTCTGGTGCGTTCCGGGCTGGATCTTATGCA
It includes:
- the upp gene encoding uracil phosphoribosyltransferase, with translation MAVYVADHPLIKHKLGLLRKKELATKNFRAISNEVARLLTYEATKDFETETVTVEGWAGPVEVEQIKGKKVTVVPILRAGLGMMDGVLDMIPSAKVSVVGLYRDEETLEPVHYYVKLASDMDKRMALILDPMLATGGTLIETVSLLKKAGCTQIRGIFLVAAPEGLKRLEKAHPDVDVYVAAVDERLNEKGYILPGLGDAGDKIFGTR
- a CDS encoding uracil-xanthine permease family protein, whose product is MQDKNDLTAYRFQGKDAFVGGQMLFVAFGALVLVPLLTGLDPNVALFTAGAGTLIFQLVTKGKVPVFLASSFAFIAPISIGTAQWGVAATMGGLVAAGFVYIILSFLIRWQGVAIVHRILPPVVTGPVIMVIGLILAPIAVQMATGVANPADIVPRGTALTVSMAALGTTVLVSLLGRGMFRLIPIVCGIVVGYSLALFYGLVDFTPVKEAPWFAIPSFTAPEFHLAAILFIIPVAIAPAIEHFGDVLAIGAITGKDYLEDPGIENTMLGDGLATSFASFLGGPPNTTYSEVTGAVALTGVKNAGVMTWAAICAILLAFVGKLGALLATIPAVVMGGIMLLLFGAIMVVGLNSLVRSGLDLMQNRNLSIVALILVFGIGGMSFSAGQFSLEGIGLAAILGIMLNLLLPRAR